A single region of the Parasphingorhabdus litoris DSM 22379 genome encodes:
- a CDS encoding sigma-70 family RNA polymerase sigma factor produces the protein MAQTNETDRARAQLSGLIGQAANGDRLAFQDIYNLTSAKLFGVCLRILNDRQASEDALQDAYVKIWRNAARFDAQRASPITWLATIARNTAIDRKRSGGNRVMVSDDAITNMAAKEQNILERLEAQEGTEILNKCLDSLEARQRNVIRTAFFEGHSYNELAQKLGTPLGTVKSWVRRGLKRLKDCIDDG, from the coding sequence ATGGCTCAGACCAATGAAACAGATCGCGCCCGTGCGCAGCTCTCCGGCCTGATTGGTCAAGCCGCCAATGGCGACCGTCTGGCGTTTCAGGATATATATAATCTGACCTCGGCGAAACTTTTTGGCGTTTGCCTCCGTATCTTAAATGATCGCCAGGCATCGGAAGATGCGCTGCAGGACGCCTATGTTAAGATTTGGCGCAATGCAGCGCGGTTTGATGCACAGCGAGCCAGTCCGATAACCTGGCTGGCAACTATCGCGCGCAACACCGCAATTGATCGGAAACGATCGGGCGGCAATCGAGTGATGGTTTCGGATGATGCCATAACGAATATGGCGGCGAAGGAACAAAATATATTGGAAAGGCTGGAAGCACAGGAAGGTACGGAAATTTTGAACAAATGCCTCGACAGCCTCGAAGCACGGCAGCGTAACGTGATCCGAACGGCTTTCTTTGAAGGGCATAGCTACAATGAATTGGCACAGAAGCTGGGCACGCCGTTAGGGACCGTAAAAAGCTGGGTTCGCCGGGGATTGAAGCGTTTGAAGGATTGCATAGACGATGGTTGA
- a CDS encoding anti-sigma factor, which translates to MVDEQEPLKDDEVPDDETLAAELALGLLDGDEKAAALRKQLSDPTFARAVDEWNDRIDPLFQEFQDVEPEASIWDSIESRIDGGATPSGTVVQLKRWRIGAILSGALAACLALALIVGPGPFASPSEPQSVAVAQLTGNIEGLVLAVSYDPKTAEMRVDVDGMPETETEPELWIVGSDGVPRSLGQIGRDGISQMTVPSDHRKLITSAATLELSMEPPSDTPHAKPTGEPVATGKITII; encoded by the coding sequence ATGGTTGATGAACAGGAACCACTGAAGGACGACGAAGTGCCGGATGATGAAACTCTGGCAGCGGAATTGGCGCTCGGGCTCCTCGATGGTGATGAGAAGGCCGCGGCGCTGCGCAAGCAATTGTCTGATCCAACCTTCGCCCGTGCGGTTGATGAATGGAATGACCGGATCGATCCGCTTTTTCAGGAATTTCAGGACGTCGAGCCAGAGGCGTCAATCTGGGATAGTATCGAGAGCCGGATTGATGGCGGGGCCACCCCATCTGGCACAGTGGTTCAACTGAAACGTTGGCGCATAGGGGCAATTCTATCGGGCGCTTTGGCTGCCTGTCTGGCGCTTGCATTGATTGTCGGTCCCGGTCCGTTTGCGTCACCTTCTGAACCCCAGTCCGTTGCGGTTGCGCAACTGACCGGCAACATTGAAGGGCTGGTTTTGGCGGTATCTTATGATCCCAAGACCGCCGAGATGCGGGTTGATGTTGACGGCATGCCCGAAACGGAAACAGAGCCGGAGCTATGGATTGTCGGCAGTGACGGTGTTCCCCGCTCGCTAGGACAGATCGGGCGCGACGGAATCAGCCAGATGACGGTTCCCAGCGATCATCGCAAATTGATCACCTCCGCGGCAACTTTGGAACTTTCCATGGAACCCCCATCCGATACACCCCACGCAAAACCTACCGGAGAGCCGGTTGCGACGGGAAAGATAACAATTATTTGA
- a CDS encoding ligase-associated DNA damage response exonuclease, whose product MPNAAQWIEPHSHGIFIKPANAWIDPARPVSRALVTHGHADHARGGHEKVWATPETLAIMKLRYGTASGQPVPYGDSFDLGGVKFSYHSAGHVLGSAQILMEFQGERVVATGDYKRRSDPTCASFEVIPCDVFITEATFGLPVFKHPDTSVEIQKLISAKEMNPDRCILVGAYALGKAQRVIGELRASGYHEPIFLHGALEKMCNLYQEHGVNLGDIQSVMTTEKEKMRGHIILAPPSALNDRWSRRLPEPITAMASGWMRVRQRARQRNVELPLIMSDHADWDELTQTIKEVAPKETWITHGREDALIHWCALNQMKARALEMVGREEEDD is encoded by the coding sequence ATGCCCAATGCAGCTCAGTGGATAGAACCTCATTCTCACGGGATATTTATCAAGCCGGCAAATGCTTGGATTGATCCAGCGAGACCGGTTTCACGTGCACTAGTTACTCATGGGCACGCCGACCATGCGCGCGGCGGTCACGAAAAAGTATGGGCAACCCCAGAAACGCTCGCGATTATGAAACTTCGTTATGGCACAGCGTCTGGACAGCCCGTGCCCTACGGCGACAGTTTTGATCTTGGCGGAGTGAAATTCAGCTATCACTCAGCAGGGCATGTACTTGGCTCTGCTCAAATTTTGATGGAGTTTCAAGGTGAGCGCGTTGTGGCGACGGGGGACTACAAAAGGCGTTCCGACCCAACCTGTGCTTCTTTTGAAGTCATTCCTTGCGATGTCTTTATAACTGAGGCGACTTTCGGTCTCCCTGTATTCAAACATCCCGACACGTCGGTCGAAATCCAAAAGCTGATATCGGCTAAAGAAATGAATCCTGACCGTTGTATATTAGTGGGTGCCTATGCTCTTGGAAAAGCACAACGTGTTATCGGAGAACTGAGGGCTTCTGGATATCATGAACCGATTTTTTTGCACGGCGCTTTGGAAAAAATGTGCAACCTCTATCAAGAACATGGCGTGAATTTGGGCGATATCCAGTCTGTCATGACGACCGAAAAAGAAAAAATGCGCGGGCACATCATATTGGCACCTCCGTCAGCATTGAATGACCGCTGGAGTCGGCGCTTGCCCGAACCTATTACCGCCATGGCGTCAGGCTGGATGCGGGTTAGACAAAGAGCACGCCAGCGCAACGTTGAACTTCCATTGATCATGTCAGACCACGCGGACTGGGACGAATTGACTCAAACCATCAAGGAAGTCGCTCCGAAAGAAACATGGATAACACATGGCCGAGAAGATGCATTGATCCACTGGTGCGCGCTCAATCAAATGAAAGCCAGAGCCTTGGAAATGGTCGGGCGTGAAGAGGAAGACGACTAA
- a CDS encoding fasciclin domain-containing protein gives MKNIRFSKVAIALVGSLALVSGGTAYAGKHHAKMSQQNIVEKAASTDDFSTLVAAVTAADLAGTLSSDGPFTVFAPLNSAFAKLPAGTVETLVKPENKATLTSILTYHVVSGRFKAKDVMGLIKKAPNGVASISTVQGGVLQASMGTDGSLMLTDAKGGTSKVVMADVNQSNGVIHAIDTVVMP, from the coding sequence ATGAAGAATATTCGTTTTTCAAAAGTTGCCATTGCACTTGTCGGTTCACTTGCTCTCGTCAGCGGCGGCACCGCTTATGCCGGCAAACATCATGCAAAAATGTCGCAACAAAACATCGTAGAAAAAGCGGCCAGCACCGATGATTTTTCTACACTTGTTGCTGCTGTGACAGCTGCAGATCTGGCTGGAACATTGTCGAGTGACGGTCCATTTACGGTTTTTGCACCATTGAACTCCGCCTTTGCTAAATTGCCAGCTGGTACAGTTGAAACCTTGGTAAAGCCGGAGAACAAAGCCACTTTAACTTCGATTTTGACGTACCACGTCGTTTCTGGTCGTTTTAAAGCCAAAGATGTTATGGGCTTGATCAAAAAAGCACCCAATGGTGTCGCTTCTATTTCGACGGTCCAGGGGGGCGTACTTCAAGCTTCCATGGGTACCGATGGCTCATTGATGCTTACCGATGCCAAAGGCGGAACATCAAAAGTTGTGATGGCTGATGTAAACCAGTCCAATGGCGTTATACACGCAATAGATACGGTAGTGATGCCCTAA
- a CDS encoding saccharopine dehydrogenase family protein gives MSKLLVIGAGGVSSVAVHKMAQLIAAKTGPFSEIFLASRTLPKCEAIAESVKQRTGVAIETAQIDADDVPAMTALIEQVRPALVVNLALPYQDLPIMDACLATKTDYLDTANYEPRDEAKFEYKWQWDYHDRFKNAGIMALLGSGFDPGVTSIFTSWLKKHHFDRIDTLDILDCNGGDHGQHFATNFNPEINIREVTAPARHWQNGEWVETPALSHKQEFDFEAVGPKNMYLMYHEEIESLKTHIPEIKRIRFWMTFGDAYLTHLEVLQNVGMTRIDPVMYEGREIIPLQFLKAVLPEPASLGETTKGNTNIGVIATGEKDSVQKTLYVKNICSHEAAFEETGNQGVSYTTGVPAMIGSALMLSGQWSGDGVFNMEEFDPDPFMEMLNAHGLPWTLEELDGPLEF, from the coding sequence ATGAGCAAGCTTCTGGTGATTGGTGCAGGTGGTGTCAGTTCGGTCGCCGTGCATAAGATGGCGCAATTAATCGCTGCAAAAACGGGACCGTTTTCGGAGATATTTCTGGCCAGTCGTACGCTGCCCAAATGTGAAGCGATTGCAGAGTCTGTAAAACAGCGCACCGGTGTCGCTATCGAAACAGCTCAGATTGATGCGGACGATGTGCCTGCCATGACGGCGCTTATTGAACAGGTGCGGCCTGCTCTCGTCGTCAATCTGGCACTGCCCTATCAAGACCTCCCGATCATGGATGCCTGTCTGGCGACCAAGACAGACTATCTCGATACCGCCAATTATGAACCGCGCGATGAAGCCAAGTTCGAATATAAGTGGCAATGGGATTATCACGACCGTTTCAAGAACGCCGGTATCATGGCGCTGCTCGGCTCCGGCTTTGACCCGGGCGTGACGTCCATCTTCACCTCATGGCTGAAAAAGCATCATTTTGACCGGATCGATACGCTCGACATATTGGATTGCAATGGCGGCGACCATGGCCAGCACTTTGCCACCAATTTTAATCCCGAAATCAATATCCGCGAAGTTACGGCCCCGGCCCGTCATTGGCAGAATGGAGAATGGGTCGAAACCCCTGCCCTGTCCCACAAACAGGAGTTTGATTTTGAGGCTGTTGGCCCAAAAAACATGTATCTGATGTATCATGAGGAAATTGAATCGCTGAAAACCCATATCCCGGAAATCAAGCGGATCCGGTTTTGGATGACCTTCGGCGATGCCTATCTCACTCATCTCGAAGTGCTGCAAAATGTCGGCATGACCCGGATTGATCCTGTCATGTACGAAGGCCGCGAAATTATTCCCCTGCAATTCCTGAAAGCCGTATTGCCTGAGCCGGCGAGCCTTGGGGAAACGACCAAGGGCAATACCAATATCGGGGTCATAGCGACCGGCGAAAAAGACAGCGTTCAGAAAACGCTCTATGTTAAAAATATCTGCAGCCACGAAGCCGCTTTTGAAGAAACCGGCAATCAGGGGGTCAGCTATACCACCGGCGTGCCCGCGATGATCGGATCGGCACTGATGCTGTCCGGCCAGTGGTCCGGCGACGGTGTGTTCAACATGGAAGAATTTGATCCCGATCCGTTCATGGAGATGCTGAACGCGCATGGCCTGCCCTGGACGCTGGAAGAGCTGGATGGGCCGTTAGAATTCTAG
- the murI gene encoding glutamate racemase produces the protein MAGNRSKATQPILFFDTGIGGLSVLKEAQNLMPNAPIVYAADYAGMPYGMKSEEELSTRIPLLLGRLVERYNPQLVTIACNTASTIALDVVRSVLDIPVVGTVPAIKPASLVTKTGVIGLLGTRATIRQPYVDRLAAEFASDKTLIRFGAPDLVEAAETKLRGQTSNQKFIDDAVAGLLKQEHGDQIDTVVLACTHFPLVQEELQKSFVRAIQFIDGSRGIAQRINYLTSDTEWPKTAKNGTFVTTGAVTQLQPYHQTLTHFGLTEFDEL, from the coding sequence ATGGCAGGCAATCGATCAAAAGCAACCCAGCCTATCTTGTTTTTTGATACTGGAATTGGCGGACTATCGGTTCTTAAAGAAGCTCAGAATTTAATGCCCAATGCACCAATTGTTTATGCAGCAGATTATGCAGGAATGCCATATGGCATGAAGTCGGAGGAAGAGCTTTCTACCCGAATTCCTCTGCTTTTGGGGCGCTTGGTCGAACGCTACAACCCTCAACTGGTAACGATCGCCTGCAACACGGCATCAACCATAGCACTTGACGTTGTCCGCTCTGTTCTGGACATACCAGTCGTAGGAACAGTCCCCGCCATCAAACCAGCCAGTCTAGTGACGAAAACTGGAGTAATTGGGCTTCTGGGAACGCGTGCGACTATCCGTCAGCCATATGTTGACCGACTTGCCGCGGAGTTTGCGTCAGACAAAACGCTAATACGTTTTGGAGCACCAGATCTTGTGGAGGCTGCCGAGACCAAGCTGCGCGGCCAGACTTCTAACCAGAAGTTCATAGATGATGCGGTCGCAGGACTGTTGAAGCAAGAGCATGGTGATCAAATTGATACCGTTGTCCTTGCATGTACACACTTTCCATTGGTGCAAGAGGAATTGCAAAAATCTTTTGTCAGAGCCATTCAATTTATCGATGGTTCACGTGGCATTGCGCAACGAATAAACTATCTGACAAGCGATACAGAGTGGCCGAAAACCGCTAAAAATGGTACCTTTGTGACAACTGGCGCGGTTACCCAACTCCAGCCTTATCATCAAACACTTACCCATTTTGGACTGACCGAATTTGATGAGCTTTAG
- the hemA gene encoding 5-aminolevulinate synthase, translating to MDYDKVFSQAIDRLHSEGRYRVFIDILRNKGTFPNARCFAHHNGPKPVTVWCSNDYLAMGQHPDVIAAMEEALHDVGAGSGGTRNIGGNTHYHVQLENELAELHGKSGALLFTSGYVSNEATLSTLTKILPGCVIFSDELNHASMIAGIKNSGCEKRIFRHNDLEHLEELLAAEEADTPKLIAFESIYSMDGDVAPLHEICDLADKYNALTYCDEVHAVGMYGKHGGGISERDGAADRITIIEGTLAKAIGVMGGYITADQKIIDVIRSYAPGFIFTTSLSPVLVAGALASVRHLKQSSIERDGQQAAAQLLKNMFTEAGLPVMDSTTHIVPLLVGDPVKAKKISDILLAEYGVYVQPINYPTVPRGLERLRFTPGPVHTEEMMADITTALVEIWGRMELQLAA from the coding sequence GTGGACTACGATAAGGTTTTTTCTCAAGCGATTGACCGTCTTCACAGCGAAGGTCGCTACCGTGTCTTTATTGATATCTTACGAAACAAGGGTACCTTTCCGAACGCTCGCTGCTTTGCGCACCATAACGGCCCGAAACCGGTTACTGTTTGGTGCTCCAACGATTATCTCGCCATGGGACAACACCCAGATGTAATCGCTGCGATGGAAGAAGCTCTGCATGACGTAGGCGCAGGTTCTGGCGGCACCCGTAACATTGGCGGTAACACGCATTATCACGTGCAACTTGAGAACGAACTAGCTGAGCTTCACGGCAAATCTGGCGCCCTTCTGTTCACATCCGGCTATGTTTCAAATGAAGCAACGCTCTCGACACTAACCAAAATTCTTCCTGGTTGCGTGATCTTTTCAGATGAATTGAACCATGCTTCTATGATCGCTGGAATCAAAAATAGCGGTTGTGAAAAACGGATTTTCCGCCACAATGACTTAGAGCATCTGGAGGAACTACTAGCGGCAGAGGAAGCCGATACTCCTAAGTTGATCGCATTCGAAAGCATCTATTCAATGGATGGCGATGTGGCGCCACTGCACGAGATCTGTGATTTAGCCGACAAATATAATGCCCTTACATATTGCGATGAAGTGCATGCTGTGGGCATGTACGGAAAACATGGCGGAGGAATTTCCGAACGAGATGGAGCGGCGGACCGCATTACGATTATCGAAGGAACATTGGCTAAAGCCATCGGTGTTATGGGTGGGTATATTACAGCCGATCAAAAGATTATCGATGTCATCCGATCCTATGCTCCTGGATTTATCTTCACCACTAGTCTGTCCCCGGTTCTTGTCGCCGGAGCTTTGGCTAGTGTGCGTCACCTCAAACAGTCTAGTATTGAGCGTGATGGACAACAAGCTGCAGCACAATTATTGAAAAACATGTTCACCGAGGCCGGTCTTCCAGTTATGGATTCAACAACCCATATTGTTCCATTGCTGGTAGGAGACCCGGTTAAGGCAAAGAAAATCAGCGATATTTTACTGGCAGAATATGGCGTCTATGTACAACCCATCAACTATCCCACTGTACCACGTGGTCTTGAACGGCTGCGTTTCACGCCAGGACCTGTCCACACCGAAGAAATGATGGCAGATATCACTACCGCATTGGTTGAAATCTGGGGTCGCATGGAATTGCAGCTGGCAGCTTGA
- the plsY gene encoding glycerol-3-phosphate 1-O-acyltransferase PlsY, which translates to MQSMWIEPILAVFFGYMLGAVPFGLLLTKITGGGDLREIGSGNIGATNVLRTGNKAIAALTLLLDVGKGAVAVLIAAEIDSGLGVLAGMGAFLGHLYPVWLKFKGGKGVATLLGIVAALDPILGLVFAVIWIGVLLIFRYSSVGGMLASVSVPITAVVLNHYSWIPMFIGFALLVIWKHRANVERLMAGEEPKVGAS; encoded by the coding sequence ATGCAATCCATGTGGATTGAACCAATTTTGGCTGTTTTCTTCGGTTATATGCTGGGGGCGGTACCTTTTGGTCTTCTGCTCACCAAAATAACCGGAGGAGGTGATCTTCGAGAGATTGGTTCCGGGAATATTGGTGCGACAAATGTTTTGCGGACCGGCAATAAAGCTATAGCTGCGCTGACGCTTTTGTTGGATGTTGGTAAAGGTGCCGTGGCGGTGCTGATTGCCGCGGAAATCGATAGCGGTTTGGGTGTTTTGGCCGGCATGGGCGCCTTTTTGGGGCATCTTTACCCGGTTTGGCTGAAATTCAAAGGTGGCAAAGGTGTGGCAACCTTGCTGGGCATAGTTGCCGCTTTGGACCCTATATTGGGACTAGTATTCGCTGTCATTTGGATCGGCGTTCTGCTCATATTCCGCTATTCATCGGTTGGCGGCATGTTGGCCTCGGTTTCCGTGCCAATCACAGCAGTCGTCCTGAATCACTATTCGTGGATTCCCATGTTTATCGGCTTTGCCTTGCTTGTAATCTGGAAGCATCGCGCTAATGTCGAACGCCTCATGGCAGGCGAAGAACCGAAAGTCGGAGCCTCCTAA
- a CDS encoding threonine ammonia-lyase, with amino-acid sequence MTEQLLLDPSRKPSAAGVERAAAKVADILPKTPLLPLTVDGKTIWCKAECLQPIGAFKIRGGWHRLTDLTEDQRKCGVVAFSSGNHAQGVAWAARRLGVKATIIMPADAPLAKLENTKKLGAEVITYDRLADSREELAAEIAGKNGAVVVPSFDDPWIIEGQGSTGVEIREQMIAQAGAPPDHLVACCGGGGLATGISLVNPEAAITVVEPEGWDDMKRSLEGGSIVPVQDNPPPTECDALQTLLVSPLTFDALKAREATGLVVTKAEVHHAMRVAFEKLRLVVEPGGAVALAAILSGKAAVTDRTAITISGGNVDRDRFAAIIGA; translated from the coding sequence ATGACAGAGCAATTACTTTTGGACCCGTCCCGAAAACCAAGTGCAGCCGGGGTCGAACGGGCCGCAGCAAAGGTTGCCGATATTCTTCCCAAAACGCCGCTATTGCCATTGACCGTCGATGGAAAGACAATCTGGTGCAAGGCGGAATGTTTGCAGCCTATCGGTGCCTTCAAGATACGTGGTGGATGGCATCGTCTGACCGATTTGACCGAAGATCAACGCAAGTGCGGCGTGGTGGCCTTTTCCAGCGGCAATCATGCACAGGGCGTAGCCTGGGCCGCCCGGCGGCTTGGGGTCAAAGCTACCATCATCATGCCAGCGGATGCACCGCTGGCGAAGCTTGAGAATACGAAGAAACTAGGCGCAGAGGTGATCACCTATGATCGCCTGGCCGATTCAAGAGAAGAACTGGCTGCGGAGATTGCCGGCAAAAATGGCGCGGTTGTTGTGCCGAGTTTTGATGATCCGTGGATTATCGAAGGGCAGGGCAGTACCGGTGTCGAAATTCGGGAGCAGATGATTGCGCAGGCCGGAGCACCGCCTGACCATCTCGTGGCTTGCTGTGGCGGCGGCGGGCTGGCTACCGGTATATCGCTGGTCAATCCGGAGGCAGCCATTACCGTTGTCGAACCGGAAGGATGGGACGATATGAAGCGGTCGTTGGAAGGTGGCAGCATAGTGCCTGTTCAGGATAACCCGCCGCCTACCGAATGTGATGCATTGCAGACGCTTTTGGTCTCGCCGCTAACTTTCGATGCTTTGAAGGCACGTGAAGCGACAGGATTGGTCGTAACCAAAGCTGAGGTGCATCACGCCATGCGGGTCGCGTTTGAAAAACTGCGCCTGGTGGTGGAACCCGGCGGGGCAGTGGCGCTCGCTGCAATATTGTCAGGCAAGGCCGCTGTGACCGACAGAACCGCGATTACGATTTCGGGCGGTAATGTCGACCGCGACCGCTTTGCCGCGATAATAGGTGCTTGA
- the dprA gene encoding DNA-processing protein DprA, whose amino-acid sequence MNDTFDRLRLIRSANIGPVGYAQLIRRYGSAACALEKIPELAARGGGRAPRLADRAAIEQEIAQSEKLGARYLFLGDTDYPPLLAELNNAPPAIIWRGHLSLLNHPTVAIVGARNASAAACRFARDLANSLMNEGVSVISGLARGIDTAAHQGAITKSTIAVIAGGIDVHYPPENKDLQERIANEGLLLAEQPPGTEPKARHFPYRNRIIAGIAQGTVVIEAAPKSGSLITARLAGEAGRHVMAVPGSPLDPRSRGCNGLIREGATLIQSVDDVLELIQHFDERAAGTTRPDDLFAPANYDFTLREPQADEIDSKARKLLNELLSMTPVSVDELIRQSSLSAAAVQMFLLELELAGRLIRHAGARVSLPS is encoded by the coding sequence ATGAACGATACATTTGATCGGCTGCGGCTGATTCGATCTGCGAATATTGGCCCTGTCGGTTATGCCCAGTTGATCCGTCGCTATGGTAGCGCAGCCTGCGCACTCGAGAAAATCCCTGAACTGGCCGCAAGAGGTGGGGGCAGGGCACCGCGCCTGGCAGACCGCGCTGCGATTGAACAAGAAATAGCCCAAAGTGAAAAGCTCGGCGCGCGCTATCTGTTCTTGGGCGATACCGATTATCCCCCTTTGCTTGCAGAGCTCAACAACGCACCACCAGCAATCATCTGGCGTGGTCATCTGTCCTTACTCAACCATCCCACAGTCGCCATCGTGGGCGCACGCAATGCTTCAGCAGCTGCATGCCGGTTCGCACGGGACTTAGCCAACAGCCTCATGAACGAGGGTGTCTCGGTGATATCTGGCCTCGCCAGGGGCATAGATACTGCTGCTCATCAGGGGGCTATCACCAAATCGACCATAGCGGTTATTGCGGGCGGGATAGACGTGCACTATCCGCCTGAGAATAAAGATCTGCAAGAGCGTATCGCAAATGAAGGTCTTTTGCTGGCCGAACAACCTCCCGGAACAGAACCCAAAGCCCGCCATTTCCCTTATCGAAATCGGATCATCGCCGGCATTGCGCAAGGCACCGTGGTCATCGAAGCCGCCCCCAAATCCGGATCCCTTATTACGGCGAGGCTCGCTGGTGAAGCAGGACGCCATGTCATGGCCGTGCCCGGTTCACCGCTTGATCCGCGGTCGCGCGGGTGCAACGGGTTGATCCGGGAGGGCGCGACGCTCATCCAATCGGTCGATGATGTACTGGAACTGATTCAACATTTTGACGAGCGGGCAGCAGGTACGACCAGGCCTGATGACCTGTTCGCTCCGGCCAACTACGATTTTACTTTACGAGAACCGCAAGCAGACGAAATTGATTCTAAAGCTCGGAAACTATTAAACGAGCTACTCAGCATGACTCCGGTGTCGGTTGATGAGCTGATCCGGCAATCCAGCCTGTCAGCAGCGGCAGTGCAAATGTTCCTTTTGGAGCTTGAACTGGCCGGGCGATTGATTCGTCACGCCGGTGCCCGCGTAAGTTTGCCTAGTTGA
- a CDS encoding cisplatin damage response ATP-dependent DNA ligase encodes MRAFANLLDSLIYTRSRNGKLRLISEYLKVAADPDRGWVLAALTGEIDFPTVKASAVRKMANERVDETLFRLSRDFVGDTAETVALIWPDPDPVSGSEMLSVSQIVDELAAVSRSDAPGLLAKFMDGMGANERYALLKFATGGMRVGVSARLAKTAFAQAFDMVVEDIEEVWHALAPPYAELFAWGEGKADRPDLTGVPFFRPFMLAHPLEDRVLDLAEYIAEWKWDGIRVQIVGTGQETRLFSRGGDDITASFPDIADAYKSVGVVDGELLVRGEFQGGEAASFNALQQRLGRKRVSKKMLAEFPAFVRLYDILFDGEKDLRDNSWVERRKSLKSFVPMLDPQRFDISAILEARDFDHLSMLRDGARDAAIEGVMLKRKDSSYISGRKTGLWFKWKRDPLVADCVMMYAQRGSGKRSSFYSDYTFGCWTEEGELYPVGKAYSGFTDEELKMLDRFVRQNTLNRFGPVREVAKTMVLEVAFDSIHESKRHKSGLAMRFPRISRIRKDKPAEEADRIVTLEKLIT; translated from the coding sequence ATGCGGGCGTTTGCAAATCTTCTGGATAGTCTGATTTATACCCGGTCCCGCAATGGGAAGCTTCGATTGATCAGCGAATATCTGAAGGTTGCAGCAGATCCAGATCGGGGATGGGTGTTAGCAGCGCTAACCGGAGAGATTGACTTTCCTACAGTAAAAGCTTCCGCAGTGCGCAAGATGGCCAACGAGCGTGTGGATGAAACGCTGTTTCGACTTAGCCGAGATTTTGTTGGAGATACCGCAGAAACGGTAGCCCTGATTTGGCCTGATCCCGACCCTGTTTCAGGATCGGAAATGTTGTCTGTTAGCCAGATTGTTGACGAGTTAGCGGCTGTAAGTCGGTCAGATGCACCTGGCCTACTCGCTAAATTCATGGATGGCATGGGAGCAAACGAGCGCTATGCTTTACTGAAATTCGCGACGGGAGGTATGCGTGTCGGGGTATCAGCTCGGTTGGCTAAAACGGCATTTGCGCAGGCCTTTGATATGGTTGTTGAAGACATCGAAGAAGTTTGGCACGCGCTCGCTCCGCCCTACGCCGAACTGTTTGCCTGGGGAGAAGGTAAAGCTGATCGTCCAGACTTAACCGGAGTCCCATTTTTTAGACCGTTTATGCTTGCTCATCCACTCGAAGACAGAGTTCTCGATTTGGCGGAATATATAGCCGAATGGAAATGGGATGGGATTCGTGTTCAGATTGTCGGAACAGGACAGGAAACGAGACTTTTTAGCCGTGGGGGAGATGATATAACTGCCTCATTTCCAGATATTGCTGACGCTTATAAGTCGGTCGGCGTCGTAGATGGTGAACTTCTGGTGCGGGGAGAATTTCAGGGTGGAGAAGCAGCGAGCTTCAATGCTCTTCAACAAAGACTGGGCCGCAAAAGAGTTTCAAAGAAAATGTTGGCCGAATTTCCTGCGTTCGTTCGCCTTTACGATATCTTATTCGATGGCGAAAAGGATTTACGCGACAACAGTTGGGTTGAACGCCGAAAAAGCCTTAAGTCGTTTGTTCCTATGCTGGACCCGCAACGATTTGATATATCAGCTATTTTGGAAGCGCGAGACTTTGATCATCTCAGCATGCTTCGTGACGGCGCACGAGATGCTGCGATTGAGGGCGTCATGTTGAAGCGGAAGGATAGCAGCTATATTTCAGGCCGGAAAACGGGTCTGTGGTTTAAATGGAAGCGCGATCCCTTAGTCGCTGACTGTGTCATGATGTATGCCCAACGAGGATCGGGGAAACGATCTTCTTTCTACTCAGATTACACTTTCGGATGCTGGACAGAGGAAGGGGAGTTATATCCGGTTGGCAAAGCTTATTCGGGTTTTACAGACGAAGAACTCAAAATGCTTGATCGTTTTGTAAGGCAAAATACGCTGAACCGATTTGGTCCAGTTCGGGAAGTTGCTAAGACTATGGTTCTGGAAGTTGCATTTGATTCTATCCATGAAAGCAAACGCCATAAATCAGGACTTGCGATGCGGTTCCCAAGAATATCCAGAATAAGAAAGGATAAGCCTGCGGAGGAAGCTGATCGCATCGTGACGCTTGAAAAGTTAATCACTTAA